The following coding sequences are from one Gigantopelta aegis isolate Gae_Host chromosome 15, Gae_host_genome, whole genome shotgun sequence window:
- the LOC121390545 gene encoding uncharacterized protein LOC121390545 isoform X4 yields the protein MERQGLSFDFQSVVFGLHKLIKIMNYLTSFSETDVNLAVKQKTDTQAMLKDISLDARQLKDTLCYYQQEVCIPSLNTKQNKMEEYMASFETPTVIETDSKPTTTKKKPKRTTKTSGIKPRITTLSEMAKDIGRQEEESRHMGNLVSLAAIFEDLTHSVALASAMDRRFNRYSPAPHEIDSDGCRCTTHSESNGIGPINHVESGDMRPSNQSETESIHHVQSDGIGPTQNIELNDAGPTQNIELNDAGSTQNIELNDAGSTQNIELNDAGPIHHSESGGILPPSDIQSDGVRPTQNIELNDIGPIHHVEPGGILPPSDIQSDSTLRYLKSQLLRWFKLFLPTQNIELNDTGPIHHVESGGSLSPSDTQSDGVRPTKNIKSKGTGPNHHVKSGGSLSPSDTQSDGVRPTKNIKSKGTGPNHHVKSGGSLSPSDTQSDGVRPTKNIKSKGTGPNHHVKSGGSLSPSDTQSDGVRPTKNIKSKGTGPNHHVKSGGVTVRPTQNTESKGIIPIHHVQSDGIRPTKNTESNGAGPIHHVKSGGVTVRPTQNIKSNKPIQHVQSGGVTVRPTQNTESNGKPIQHVQSCCTCTSTRPTYFSFLQLANLYHFGTGHNSVLGQTTVPNNDSSPTTRYSQIKKYMNSTLRCLKSQLLRCFKLFLLIVLIIVIVLAIFYQYCYYSNKDRCLCVQRLLSQFVDINCCPEMFL from the exons ATGGAGAGACAAGGCCTTTCGTTTGATTTCCAGTCGGTGGTTTTCGGTCTACACAAACTGATAAAAATCATGAACTATTTAACTAGTTTTTCCGAGACAGATGTAAACCTTGCGGTCAAACAGAAAACGGATACTCAAGCCATGTTAAAAg ATATATCACTTGATGCCAGGCAGCTGAAAGATACACTTTGTTACTACCAGCAAGAAGTTTGCATTCCGAGCCTGaataccaaacaaaacaaaatggaagaATACATGGCATCCTTTGAGACCCCGACAGTGATAGAAACGGATTCTAAG CCAACCACAACAAAGAAAAAGCCGAAGCGAACAACCAAGACATCTGGGATCAAGCCTCGCATAACGACGCTGAGTGAAATGGCCAAAGATATTGGGCGGCAGGAAGAAGAATCCCGCCATATGGGGAATCTGGTCTCCCTGGCTGCTATTTTCGAGGATCTTACCCACTCTGTGGCCTTAGCGTCCGCCATGGACAG GAGATTCAACAGATATAGTCCAGCACCCCATGAGATTGATTCGGACGGTTGTAGATGTACCACACACAGCGAGTCAAATGGTATTGGACCCATTAACCATGTTGAGTCAGGTGATATGAGACCTTCCAACCAGAGTGAGACGGAATCCATCCACCATGTTCAGTCAGATGGTATTGGACCCACCCAGAATATTGAGTTAAATGATGCTGGACCCACCCAGAATATTGAGTTAAATGATGCTGGATCCACCCAGAATATTGAGTTAAATGATGCTGGATCCACCCAGAATATTGAGTTAAATGATGCTGGACCCATCCACCATTCTGAGTCAGGTGGTATTTTACCACCCTCAGATATTCAGTCAGATGGTGTTAGACCCACCCAGAACATTGAGTTAAATGATATTGGACCCATCCACCATGTTGAGCCAGGTGGTATTTTGCCACCCTCAGATATTCAGTCAGATAGCACTCTAAGATATTTAAAGTCGCAACTTTTGCGATGGTTTAAACTATTCCTACCCACCCAGAATATTGAGTTGAATGATACTGGACCCATCCACCATGTTGAGTCAGGTGGTAGTTTATCACCCTCAGATACTCAGTCAGATGGTGTCAGACCCACCAAGAATATTAAGTCAAAGGGCACTGGACCCAACCACCATGTTAAGTCAGGTGGTAGTTTATCACCCTCAGATACTCAGTCAGATGGTGTCAGACCCACCAAGAATATTAAGTCAAAGGGCACTGGACCCAACCACCATGTTAAGTCAG GTGGTAGTTTATCACCCTCAGATACTCAGTCAGATGGTGTCAGACCCACCAAGAATATTAAGTCAAAGGGCACTGGACCCAACCACCATGTTAAGTCAGGTGGTAGTTTATCACCCTCAGATACTCAGTCAGATGGTGTCAGACCCACCAAGAATATTAAGTCAAAGGGCACTGGACCCAACCACCATGTTAAGTCAGGTGGTGTTACTGTTAGACCCACCCAGAATACTGAGTCAAAGGGTATTATACCCATCCACCATGTTCAGTCAGATGGTATTAGACCCACCAAGAACACCGAGTCAAATGGTGCTGGACCCATCCACCATGTTAAGTCAGGTGGTGTCACTGTTAGACCCACCCAGAATATTAAGTCGAATAAACCCATCCAACATGTTCAGTCAGGTGGTGTTACAGTTAGACCCACCCAGAATACTGAGTCAAATGGTAAACCCATCCAACATGTTCAGTcatgttgtacatgtacaagtacaAGGCCCACCTACTTTAGCTTCCTCCAACTGGCTAATCTGTACCATTTCGGAACTGGCCATAATTCGGTGTTGGGGCAAACCACTGTGCCCAACAATGACAGTTCACCAACCACTAGATATTCACAGATAAAGAAATACATGAACAGCACTCTAAGATGTTTAAAGTCGCAACTTTTGCGATGTTTTAAACTATTCCTACTCATAGTATTAATCATTGTGATAGTACTGGCAATATTTTACCAATATTGCTATTATTCAAACAAGGACCGTTGTTTATGTGTACAACGTTTGCTGTCAcaatttgttgatattaattGCTGTCCCGAAATGTTCTTATAA
- the LOC121390545 gene encoding uncharacterized protein LOC121390545 isoform X1 — translation MERQGLSFDFQSVVFGLHKLIKIMNYLTSFSETDVNLAVKQKTDTQAMLKDISLDARQLKDTLCYYQQEVCIPSLNTKQNKMEEYMASFETPTVIETDSKPTTTKKKPKRTTKTSGIKPRITTLSEMAKDIGRQEEESRHMGNLVSLAAIFEDLTHSVALASAMDRRFNRYSPAPHEIDSDGCRCTTHSESNGIGPINHVESGDMRPSNQSETESIHHVQSDGIGPTQNIELNDAGPTQNIELNDAGSTQNIELNDAGSTQNIELNDAGPIHHSESGGILPPSDIQSDGVRPTQNIELNDIGPIHHVEPGGILPPSDIQSDSTLRYLKSQLLRWFKLFLPTQNIELNDTGPIHHVESGGSLSPSDTQSDGVRPTKNIKSKGTGPNHHVKSGGSLSPSDTQSDGVRPTKNIKSKGTGPNHHVKSGGSLSPSDTQSDGVRPTQNIELNDIGPIHHVEPGGILPPSDIQSDSTLRYLKSQLLRWFKLFLPTQNIELNDTGPIHHVESGGSLSPSDTQSDGVRPTKNIKSKGTGPNHHVKSGGSLSPSDTQSDGVRPTKNIKSKGTGPNHHVKSGGVTVRPTQNTESKGIIPIHHVQSDGIRPTKNTESNGAGPIHHVKSGGVTVRPTQNIKSNKPIQHVQSGGVTVRPTQNTESNGKPIQHVQSCCTCTSTRPTYFSFLQLANLYHFGTGHNSVLGQTTVPNNDSSPTTRYSQIKKYMNSTLRCLKSQLLRCFKLFLLIVLIIVIVLAIFYQYCYYSNKDRCLCVQRLLSQFVDINCCPEMFL, via the exons ATGGAGAGACAAGGCCTTTCGTTTGATTTCCAGTCGGTGGTTTTCGGTCTACACAAACTGATAAAAATCATGAACTATTTAACTAGTTTTTCCGAGACAGATGTAAACCTTGCGGTCAAACAGAAAACGGATACTCAAGCCATGTTAAAAg ATATATCACTTGATGCCAGGCAGCTGAAAGATACACTTTGTTACTACCAGCAAGAAGTTTGCATTCCGAGCCTGaataccaaacaaaacaaaatggaagaATACATGGCATCCTTTGAGACCCCGACAGTGATAGAAACGGATTCTAAG CCAACCACAACAAAGAAAAAGCCGAAGCGAACAACCAAGACATCTGGGATCAAGCCTCGCATAACGACGCTGAGTGAAATGGCCAAAGATATTGGGCGGCAGGAAGAAGAATCCCGCCATATGGGGAATCTGGTCTCCCTGGCTGCTATTTTCGAGGATCTTACCCACTCTGTGGCCTTAGCGTCCGCCATGGACAG GAGATTCAACAGATATAGTCCAGCACCCCATGAGATTGATTCGGACGGTTGTAGATGTACCACACACAGCGAGTCAAATGGTATTGGACCCATTAACCATGTTGAGTCAGGTGATATGAGACCTTCCAACCAGAGTGAGACGGAATCCATCCACCATGTTCAGTCAGATGGTATTGGACCCACCCAGAATATTGAGTTAAATGATGCTGGACCCACCCAGAATATTGAGTTAAATGATGCTGGATCCACCCAGAATATTGAGTTAAATGATGCTGGATCCACCCAGAATATTGAGTTAAATGATGCTGGACCCATCCACCATTCTGAGTCAGGTGGTATTTTACCACCCTCAGATATTCAGTCAGATGGTGTTAGACCCACCCAGAACATTGAGTTAAATGATATTGGACCCATCCACCATGTTGAGCCAGGTGGTATTTTGCCACCCTCAGATATTCAGTCAGATAGCACTCTAAGATATTTAAAGTCGCAACTTTTGCGATGGTTTAAACTATTCCTACCCACCCAGAATATTGAGTTGAATGATACTGGACCCATCCACCATGTTGAGTCAGGTGGTAGTTTATCACCCTCAGATACTCAGTCAGATGGTGTCAGACCCACCAAGAATATTAAGTCAAAGGGCACTGGACCCAACCACCATGTTAAGTCAGGTGGTAGTTTATCACCCTCAGATACTCAGTCAGATGGTGTCAGACCCACCAAGAATATTAAGTCAAAGGGCACTGGACCCAACCACCATGTTAAGTCAGGTGGTAGTTTATCACCCTCAGATACTCAGTCAGATGGTGTTAGACCCACCCAGAACATTGAGTTAAATGATATTGGACCCATCCACCATGTGGAGCCAGGTGGTATTTTGCCACCCTCAGATATTCAGTCAGATAGCACTCTAAGATATTTAAAGTCGCAACTTTTGCGATGGTTTAAACTATTCCTACCCACCCAGAATATTGAGTTGAATGATACTGGACCCATCCACCATGTTGAGTCAGGTGGTAGTTTATCACCCTCAGATACTCAGTCAGATGGTGTCAGACCCACCAAGAATATTAAGTCAAAGGGCACTGGACCCAACCACCATGTTAAGTCAGGTGGTAGTTTATCACCCTCAGATACTCAGTCAGATGGTGTCAGACCCACCAAGAATATTAAGTCAAAGGGCACTGGACCCAACCACCATGTTAAGTCAGGTGGTGTTACTGTTAGACCCACCCAGAATACTGAGTCAAAGGGTATTATACCCATCCACCATGTTCAGTCAGATGGTATTAGACCCACCAAGAACACCGAGTCAAATGGTGCTGGACCCATCCACCATGTTAAGTCAGGTGGTGTCACTGTTAGACCCACCCAGAATATTAAGTCGAATAAACCCATCCAACATGTTCAGTCAGGTGGTGTTACAGTTAGACCCACCCAGAATACTGAGTCAAATGGTAAACCCATCCAACATGTTCAGTcatgttgtacatgtacaagtacaAGGCCCACCTACTTTAGCTTCCTCCAACTGGCTAATCTGTACCATTTCGGAACTGGCCATAATTCGGTGTTGGGGCAAACCACTGTGCCCAACAATGACAGTTCACCAACCACTAGATATTCACAGATAAAGAAATACATGAACAGCACTCTAAGATGTTTAAAGTCGCAACTTTTGCGATGTTTTAAACTATTCCTACTCATAGTATTAATCATTGTGATAGTACTGGCAATATTTTACCAATATTGCTATTATTCAAACAAGGACCGTTGTTTATGTGTACAACGTTTGCTGTCAcaatttgttgatattaattGCTGTCCCGAAATGTTCTTATAA
- the LOC121390545 gene encoding uncharacterized protein LOC121390545 isoform X5 encodes MERQGLSFDFQSVVFGLHKLIKIMNYLTSFSETDVNLAVKQKTDTQAMLKDISLDARQLKDTLCYYQQEVCIPSLNTKQNKMEEYMASFETPTVIETDSKPTTTKKKPKRTTKTSGIKPRITTLSEMAKDIGRQEEESRHMGNLVSLAAIFEDLTHSVALASAMDRRFNRYSPAPHEIDSDGCRCTTHSESNGIGPINHVESGDMRPSNQSETESIHHVQSDGIGPTQNIELNDAGPTQNIELNDAGSTQNIELNDAGSTQNIELNDAGPIHHSESGGILPPSDIQSDGVRPTQNIELNDIGPIHHVEPGGILPPSDIQSDSTLRYLKSQLLRWFKLFLPTQNIELNDTGPIHHVESGGSLSPSDTQSDGVRPTKNIKSKGTGPNHHVKSGGSLSPSDTQSDGVRPTKNIKSKGTGPNHHVKSGGSLSPSDTQSDGVRPTKNIKSKGTGPNHHVKSGGVTVRPTQNTESKGIIPIHHVQSDGIRPTKNTESNGAGPIHHVKSGGVTVRPTQNIKSNKPIQHVQSGGVTVRPTQNTESNGKPIQHVQSCCTCTSTRPTYFSFLQLANLYHFGTGHNSVLGQTTVPNNDSSPTTRYSQIKKYMNSTLRCLKSQLLRCFKLFLLIVLIIVIVLAIFYQYCYYSNKDRCLCVQRLLSQFVDINCCPEMFL; translated from the exons ATGGAGAGACAAGGCCTTTCGTTTGATTTCCAGTCGGTGGTTTTCGGTCTACACAAACTGATAAAAATCATGAACTATTTAACTAGTTTTTCCGAGACAGATGTAAACCTTGCGGTCAAACAGAAAACGGATACTCAAGCCATGTTAAAAg ATATATCACTTGATGCCAGGCAGCTGAAAGATACACTTTGTTACTACCAGCAAGAAGTTTGCATTCCGAGCCTGaataccaaacaaaacaaaatggaagaATACATGGCATCCTTTGAGACCCCGACAGTGATAGAAACGGATTCTAAG CCAACCACAACAAAGAAAAAGCCGAAGCGAACAACCAAGACATCTGGGATCAAGCCTCGCATAACGACGCTGAGTGAAATGGCCAAAGATATTGGGCGGCAGGAAGAAGAATCCCGCCATATGGGGAATCTGGTCTCCCTGGCTGCTATTTTCGAGGATCTTACCCACTCTGTGGCCTTAGCGTCCGCCATGGACAG GAGATTCAACAGATATAGTCCAGCACCCCATGAGATTGATTCGGACGGTTGTAGATGTACCACACACAGCGAGTCAAATGGTATTGGACCCATTAACCATGTTGAGTCAGGTGATATGAGACCTTCCAACCAGAGTGAGACGGAATCCATCCACCATGTTCAGTCAGATGGTATTGGACCCACCCAGAATATTGAGTTAAATGATGCTGGACCCACCCAGAATATTGAGTTAAATGATGCTGGATCCACCCAGAATATTGAGTTAAATGATGCTGGATCCACCCAGAATATTGAGTTAAATGATGCTGGACCCATCCACCATTCTGAGTCAGGTGGTATTTTACCACCCTCAGATATTCAGTCAGATGGTGTTAGACCCACCCAGAACATTGAGTTAAATGATATTGGACCCATCCACCATGTTGAGCCAGGTGGTATTTTGCCACCCTCAGATATTCAGTCAGATAGCACTCTAAGATATTTAAAGTCGCAACTTTTGCGATGGTTTAAACTATTCCTACCCACCCAGAATATTGAGTTGAATGATACTGGACCCATCCACCATGTTGAGTCAGGTGGTAGTTTATCACCCTCAGATACTCAGTCAGATGGTGTCAGACCCACCAAGAATATTAAGTCAAAGGGCACTGGACCCAACCACCATGTTAAGTCAGGTGGTAGTTTATCACCCTCAGATACTCAGTCAGATGGTGTCAGACCCACCAAGAATATTAAGTCAAAGGGCACTGGACCCAACCACCATGTTAAGTCAG GTGGTAGTTTATCACCCTCAGATACTCAGTCAGATGGTGTCAGACCCACCAAGAATATTAAGTCAAAGGGCACTGGACCCAACCACCATGTTAAGTCAG GTGGTGTTACTGTTAGACCCACCCAGAATACTGAGTCAAAGGGTATTATACCCATCCACCATGTTCAGTCAGATGGTATTAGACCCACCAAGAACACCGAGTCAAATGGTGCTGGACCCATCCACCATGTTAAGTCAGGTGGTGTCACTGTTAGACCCACCCAGAATATTAAGTCGAATAAACCCATCCAACATGTTCAGTCAGGTGGTGTTACAGTTAGACCCACCCAGAATACTGAGTCAAATGGTAAACCCATCCAACATGTTCAGTcatgttgtacatgtacaagtacaAGGCCCACCTACTTTAGCTTCCTCCAACTGGCTAATCTGTACCATTTCGGAACTGGCCATAATTCGGTGTTGGGGCAAACCACTGTGCCCAACAATGACAGTTCACCAACCACTAGATATTCACAGATAAAGAAATACATGAACAGCACTCTAAGATGTTTAAAGTCGCAACTTTTGCGATGTTTTAAACTATTCCTACTCATAGTATTAATCATTGTGATAGTACTGGCAATATTTTACCAATATTGCTATTATTCAAACAAGGACCGTTGTTTATGTGTACAACGTTTGCTGTCAcaatttgttgatattaattGCTGTCCCGAAATGTTCTTATAA
- the LOC121390545 gene encoding uncharacterized protein LOC121390545 isoform X3, with translation MERQGLSFDFQSVVFGLHKLIKIMNYLTSFSETDVNLAVKQKTDTQAMLKDISLDARQLKDTLCYYQQEVCIPSLNTKQNKMEEYMASFETPTVIETDSKPTTTKKKPKRTTKTSGIKPRITTLSEMAKDIGRQEEESRHMGNLVSLAAIFEDLTHSVALASAMDRRFNRYSPAPHEIDSDGCRCTTHSESNGIGPINHVESGDMRPSNQSETESIHHVQSDGIGPTQNIELNDAGPTQNIELNDAGSTQNIELNDAGSTQNIELNDAGPIHHSESGGILPPSDIQSDGVRPTQNIELNDIGPIHHVEPGGILPPSDIQSDSTLRYLKSQLLRWFKLFLPTQNIELNDTGPIHHVESGGSLSPSDTQSDGVRPTKNIKSKGTGPNHHVKSGGSLSPSDTQSDGVRPTQNIELNDIGPIHHVEPGGILPPSDIQSDSTLRYLKSQLLRWFKLFLPTQNIELNDTGPIHHVESGGSLSPSDTQSDGVRPTKNIKSKGTGPNHHVKSGGSLSPSDTQSDGVRPTKNIKSKGTGPNHHVKSGGVTVRPTQNTESKGIIPIHHVQSDGIRPTKNTESNGAGPIHHVKSGGVTVRPTQNIKSNKPIQHVQSGGVTVRPTQNTESNGKPIQHVQSCCTCTSTRPTYFSFLQLANLYHFGTGHNSVLGQTTVPNNDSSPTTRYSQIKKYMNSTLRCLKSQLLRCFKLFLLIVLIIVIVLAIFYQYCYYSNKDRCLCVQRLLSQFVDINCCPEMFL, from the exons ATGGAGAGACAAGGCCTTTCGTTTGATTTCCAGTCGGTGGTTTTCGGTCTACACAAACTGATAAAAATCATGAACTATTTAACTAGTTTTTCCGAGACAGATGTAAACCTTGCGGTCAAACAGAAAACGGATACTCAAGCCATGTTAAAAg ATATATCACTTGATGCCAGGCAGCTGAAAGATACACTTTGTTACTACCAGCAAGAAGTTTGCATTCCGAGCCTGaataccaaacaaaacaaaatggaagaATACATGGCATCCTTTGAGACCCCGACAGTGATAGAAACGGATTCTAAG CCAACCACAACAAAGAAAAAGCCGAAGCGAACAACCAAGACATCTGGGATCAAGCCTCGCATAACGACGCTGAGTGAAATGGCCAAAGATATTGGGCGGCAGGAAGAAGAATCCCGCCATATGGGGAATCTGGTCTCCCTGGCTGCTATTTTCGAGGATCTTACCCACTCTGTGGCCTTAGCGTCCGCCATGGACAG GAGATTCAACAGATATAGTCCAGCACCCCATGAGATTGATTCGGACGGTTGTAGATGTACCACACACAGCGAGTCAAATGGTATTGGACCCATTAACCATGTTGAGTCAGGTGATATGAGACCTTCCAACCAGAGTGAGACGGAATCCATCCACCATGTTCAGTCAGATGGTATTGGACCCACCCAGAATATTGAGTTAAATGATGCTGGACCCACCCAGAATATTGAGTTAAATGATGCTGGATCCACCCAGAATATTGAGTTAAATGATGCTGGATCCACCCAGAATATTGAGTTAAATGATGCTGGACCCATCCACCATTCTGAGTCAGGTGGTATTTTACCACCCTCAGATATTCAGTCAGATGGTGTTAGACCCACCCAGAACATTGAGTTAAATGATATTGGACCCATCCACCATGTTGAGCCAGGTGGTATTTTGCCACCCTCAGATATTCAGTCAGATAGCACTCTAAGATATTTAAAGTCGCAACTTTTGCGATGGTTTAAACTATTCCTACCCACCCAGAATATTGAGTTGAATGATACTGGACCCATCCACCATGTTGAGTCAG GTGGTAGTTTATCACCCTCAGATACTCAGTCAGATGGTGTCAGACCCACCAAGAATATTAAGTCAAAGGGCACTGGACCCAACCACCATGTTAAGTCAGGTGGTAGTTTATCACCCTCAGATACTCAGTCAGATGGTGTTAGACCCACCCAGAACATTGAGTTAAATGATATTGGACCCATCCACCATGTGGAGCCAGGTGGTATTTTGCCACCCTCAGATATTCAGTCAGATAGCACTCTAAGATATTTAAAGTCGCAACTTTTGCGATGGTTTAAACTATTCCTACCCACCCAGAATATTGAGTTGAATGATACTGGACCCATCCACCATGTTGAGTCAGGTGGTAGTTTATCACCCTCAGATACTCAGTCAGATGGTGTCAGACCCACCAAGAATATTAAGTCAAAGGGCACTGGACCCAACCACCATGTTAAGTCAGGTGGTAGTTTATCACCCTCAGATACTCAGTCAGATGGTGTCAGACCCACCAAGAATATTAAGTCAAAGGGCACTGGACCCAACCACCATGTTAAGTCAGGTGGTGTTACTGTTAGACCCACCCAGAATACTGAGTCAAAGGGTATTATACCCATCCACCATGTTCAGTCAGATGGTATTAGACCCACCAAGAACACCGAGTCAAATGGTGCTGGACCCATCCACCATGTTAAGTCAGGTGGTGTCACTGTTAGACCCACCCAGAATATTAAGTCGAATAAACCCATCCAACATGTTCAGTCAGGTGGTGTTACAGTTAGACCCACCCAGAATACTGAGTCAAATGGTAAACCCATCCAACATGTTCAGTcatgttgtacatgtacaagtacaAGGCCCACCTACTTTAGCTTCCTCCAACTGGCTAATCTGTACCATTTCGGAACTGGCCATAATTCGGTGTTGGGGCAAACCACTGTGCCCAACAATGACAGTTCACCAACCACTAGATATTCACAGATAAAGAAATACATGAACAGCACTCTAAGATGTTTAAAGTCGCAACTTTTGCGATGTTTTAAACTATTCCTACTCATAGTATTAATCATTGTGATAGTACTGGCAATATTTTACCAATATTGCTATTATTCAAACAAGGACCGTTGTTTATGTGTACAACGTTTGCTGTCAcaatttgttgatattaattGCTGTCCCGAAATGTTCTTATAA
- the LOC121390545 gene encoding uncharacterized protein LOC121390545 isoform X2: protein MERQGLSFDFQSVVFGLHKLIKIMNYLTSFSETDVNLAVKQKTDTQAMLKDISLDARQLKDTLCYYQQEVCIPSLNTKQNKMEEYMASFETPTVIETDSKPTTTKKKPKRTTKTSGIKPRITTLSEMAKDIGRQEEESRHMGNLVSLAAIFEDLTHSVALASAMDRRFNRYSPAPHEIDSDGCRCTTHSESNGIGPINHVESGDMRPSNQSETESIHHVQSDGIGPTQNIELNDAGPTQNIELNDAGSTQNIELNDAGSTQNIELNDAGPIHHSESGGILPPSDIQSDGVRPTQNIELNDIGPIHHVEPGGILPPSDIQSDSTLRYLKSQLLRWFKLFLPTQNIELNDTGPIHHVESGGSLSPSDTQSDGVRPTKNIKSKGTGPNHHVKSGGSLSPSDTQSDGVRPTKNIKSKGTGPNHHVKSGGSLSPSDTQSDGVRPTQNIELNDIGPIHHVEPGGILPPSDIQSDSTLRYLKSQLLRWFKLFLPTQNIELNDTGPIHHVESGGSLSPSDTQSDGVRPTKNIKSKGTGPNHHVKSGGVTVRPTQNTESKGIIPIHHVQSDGIRPTKNTESNGAGPIHHVKSGGVTVRPTQNIKSNKPIQHVQSGGVTVRPTQNTESNGKPIQHVQSCCTCTSTRPTYFSFLQLANLYHFGTGHNSVLGQTTVPNNDSSPTTRYSQIKKYMNSTLRCLKSQLLRCFKLFLLIVLIIVIVLAIFYQYCYYSNKDRCLCVQRLLSQFVDINCCPEMFL from the exons ATGGAGAGACAAGGCCTTTCGTTTGATTTCCAGTCGGTGGTTTTCGGTCTACACAAACTGATAAAAATCATGAACTATTTAACTAGTTTTTCCGAGACAGATGTAAACCTTGCGGTCAAACAGAAAACGGATACTCAAGCCATGTTAAAAg ATATATCACTTGATGCCAGGCAGCTGAAAGATACACTTTGTTACTACCAGCAAGAAGTTTGCATTCCGAGCCTGaataccaaacaaaacaaaatggaagaATACATGGCATCCTTTGAGACCCCGACAGTGATAGAAACGGATTCTAAG CCAACCACAACAAAGAAAAAGCCGAAGCGAACAACCAAGACATCTGGGATCAAGCCTCGCATAACGACGCTGAGTGAAATGGCCAAAGATATTGGGCGGCAGGAAGAAGAATCCCGCCATATGGGGAATCTGGTCTCCCTGGCTGCTATTTTCGAGGATCTTACCCACTCTGTGGCCTTAGCGTCCGCCATGGACAG GAGATTCAACAGATATAGTCCAGCACCCCATGAGATTGATTCGGACGGTTGTAGATGTACCACACACAGCGAGTCAAATGGTATTGGACCCATTAACCATGTTGAGTCAGGTGATATGAGACCTTCCAACCAGAGTGAGACGGAATCCATCCACCATGTTCAGTCAGATGGTATTGGACCCACCCAGAATATTGAGTTAAATGATGCTGGACCCACCCAGAATATTGAGTTAAATGATGCTGGATCCACCCAGAATATTGAGTTAAATGATGCTGGATCCACCCAGAATATTGAGTTAAATGATGCTGGACCCATCCACCATTCTGAGTCAGGTGGTATTTTACCACCCTCAGATATTCAGTCAGATGGTGTTAGACCCACCCAGAACATTGAGTTAAATGATATTGGACCCATCCACCATGTTGAGCCAGGTGGTATTTTGCCACCCTCAGATATTCAGTCAGATAGCACTCTAAGATATTTAAAGTCGCAACTTTTGCGATGGTTTAAACTATTCCTACCCACCCAGAATATTGAGTTGAATGATACTGGACCCATCCACCATGTTGAGTCAGGTGGTAGTTTATCACCCTCAGATACTCAGTCAGATGGTGTCAGACCCACCAAGAATATTAAGTCAAAGGGCACTGGACCCAACCACCATGTTAAGTCAGGTGGTAGTTTATCACCCTCAGATACTCAGTCAGATGGTGTCAGACCCACCAAGAATATTAAGTCAAAGGGCACTGGACCCAACCACCATGTTAAGTCAGGTGGTAGTTTATCACCCTCAGATACTCAGTCAGATGGTGTTAGACCCACCCAGAACATTGAGTTAAATGATATTGGACCCATCCACCATGTGGAGCCAGGTGGTATTTTGCCACCCTCAGATATTCAGTCAGATAGCACTCTAAGATATTTAAAGTCGCAACTTTTGCGATGGTTTAAACTATTCCTACCCACCCAGAATATTGAGTTGAATGATACTGGACCCATCCACCATGTTGAGTCAGGTGGTAGTTTATCACCCTCAGATACTCAGTCAGATGGTGTCAGACCCACCAAGAATATTAAGTCAAAGGGCACTGGACCCAACCACCATGTTAAGTCAG GTGGTGTTACTGTTAGACCCACCCAGAATACTGAGTCAAAGGGTATTATACCCATCCACCATGTTCAGTCAGATGGTATTAGACCCACCAAGAACACCGAGTCAAATGGTGCTGGACCCATCCACCATGTTAAGTCAGGTGGTGTCACTGTTAGACCCACCCAGAATATTAAGTCGAATAAACCCATCCAACATGTTCAGTCAGGTGGTGTTACAGTTAGACCCACCCAGAATACTGAGTCAAATGGTAAACCCATCCAACATGTTCAGTcatgttgtacatgtacaagtacaAGGCCCACCTACTTTAGCTTCCTCCAACTGGCTAATCTGTACCATTTCGGAACTGGCCATAATTCGGTGTTGGGGCAAACCACTGTGCCCAACAATGACAGTTCACCAACCACTAGATATTCACAGATAAAGAAATACATGAACAGCACTCTAAGATGTTTAAAGTCGCAACTTTTGCGATGTTTTAAACTATTCCTACTCATAGTATTAATCATTGTGATAGTACTGGCAATATTTTACCAATATTGCTATTATTCAAACAAGGACCGTTGTTTATGTGTACAACGTTTGCTGTCAcaatttgttgatattaattGCTGTCCCGAAATGTTCTTATAA